A genomic region of Eucalyptus grandis isolate ANBG69807.140 chromosome 5, ASM1654582v1, whole genome shotgun sequence contains the following coding sequences:
- the LOC104446891 gene encoding uncharacterized protein LOC104446891, with translation MDSLDLLKKANFWVAKKPTCCSWAWKKILQLRAECRSSFYWRIGNGSSVSLWFDNWHPRGPLNLYFSDLAIYASGLPKQATMANLFTNCGAMIKRVLDSWADPLPTLSHSSDRFGWKGNTSHLFTVASAWDLIRRRKTRVSWHTFIWNNSITSRYQFNLWLIAKRRLPTQALLLSYGKIDSALCPFCNEVLDSIDHLFFGYCISASIAFFWASRCNLPWRNNSWVENLNWAATFLMGKEFYKCIARFSFGALCYYIWKHRNNILFREQSLSVPEVKNQLIKVDKDKATTYRNVDDTYRNRRLQRSWGIDPIIFSARDYSTSASP, from the coding sequence atggattcacTCGACCTTCTTAAGAAGGCGAATTTCTGGGTGGCCAAAAAGCCAACCTGCTGTTCGTGGGCCTGGAAGAAGATCCTCCAACTCAGGGCTGAGTGTCGAAGCTCTTTCTATTGGAGAATTGGGAATGGTTCCTCAGTATCCCTctggtttgataattggcacccCAGGGGCCCTTTGAACTTGTACTTTTCGGACTTGGCCATATATGCATCTGGCCTTCCTAAGCAGGCGACAATGGCGAACCTATTCACTAATTGTGGAGCTATGATTAAGAGGGTCTTGGACTCTTGGGCGGATCCCCTTCCCACCCTCTCCCACTCTTCCGATCGTTTCGGCTGGAAGGGAAATACCTCCCATCTCTTTACGGTGGCTTCGGCATGGGATTTGATTAGGAGGAGGAAGACTCGGGTCTCCTGGCACACATTCATTTGGAACAACTCCATCACTTCAAGGTACCAATTTAACCTTTGGCTTATTGCCAAACGCAGGCTTCCTACCCAAGCTCTATTATTATCTTATGGTAAGATAGATAGTGCCTTGTGTCCATTCTGCAATGAGGTATTGGATTCTATAGACCACCTATTTTTTGGCTACTGCATCTCCGCTAGcattgccttcttttgggcctcCAGGTGCAATCTTCCGTGGCGAAACAATTCTTGGGTCGAGAATCTCAATTGGGCTGCCACTTTCCTTATGGGTAAAGAATTCTATAAGTGCattgctcgcttctcttttggtgctctttgttaCTACATATGGAAGCACAGAAATAACATCCTATTTAGAGAGCAAAGCTTATCCGTCCCAGAGGTGAAGAATCAACTCATCAAGGTCGACAAAGACAAGGCCACCACCTATAGGAATGTGGATGATACATATAGAAACCGGAGGCTGCAGCGTAGCTGGGGTATTGATCCAATCATTTTTTCAGCTAGGGACTATTCTACTTCTGCAAGTCCCTAG